One stretch of Garciella nitratireducens DSM 15102 DNA includes these proteins:
- a CDS encoding helix-turn-helix transcriptional regulator — translation MDTKKIEEYCILVNFLAKTLGPNYEVVLYDINDYSNSIVAIANNHISGRSIGAPLTNFSLSVISDEIYKENDYKINYSSFSKGGKILRSSTMFIKDEKGELVGLLSINFDDSDYIDVVNRVMSLCHPDELLEHQKSYHSLYSILKEGGESLSSSIEEVIDIVIEQVLKDKKVPVNRLSQQERLYIVKILYKKGIFKFKSAISIVANKLQCSQPSVYRYLSKIHDK, via the coding sequence ATGGATACAAAAAAGATAGAGGAATATTGTATTTTAGTAAATTTTTTAGCAAAGACTTTAGGGCCTAATTATGAAGTTGTCCTCTATGATATAAATGATTATAGCAATTCTATTGTTGCTATAGCTAATAATCATATAAGTGGGCGTTCTATTGGAGCTCCACTAACGAATTTTTCTTTAAGCGTTATCTCAGATGAAATATATAAAGAAAATGATTATAAAATTAATTATAGTAGTTTTTCAAAAGGCGGAAAAATTTTAAGGTCTTCCACAATGTTTATTAAAGATGAAAAGGGTGAATTAGTAGGACTATTATCTATTAATTTTGATGATTCAGATTATATTGATGTAGTCAATCGAGTAATGAGTTTATGTCATCCAGATGAATTACTTGAGCATCAGAAATCTTATCACTCTTTATATTCTATTTTAAAGGAAGGGGGAGAAAGTTTATCTAGTTCTATTGAAGAAGTAATCGATATCGTAATAGAGCAAGTATTAAAAGACAAAAAAGTTCCTGTGAATCGTTTATCTCAACAAGAGAGACTATATATTGTAAAAATTCTATACAAAAAGGGCATTTTTAAATTTAAAAGTGCAATTAGTATAGTTGCTAATAAGTTACAATGCTCCCAGCCAAGTGTATATAGATATCTCAGTAAGATTCATGATAAATAG
- a CDS encoding sodium-dependent transporter, which translates to MSNNLFDKKNTHKDKSISTRDTFSTKFGFILACVGSAVGMGNIWLFPYRVGEFGGAAFLIPYFIFIALLGFTGVIGEMAFGRAMGTGPLGAFKKAMEKRGKKHGDLIGLIPVIGSLAIAIGYSVVVGWILKFTIGSISGSLLLETKSGAYFQTIAGNFQSIEWHLIGLIITFSIMIFGISKGIEKLNKILMPMFFLLFIILAIRVFTLDQAIEGYKYLFIPKWKFLSDPKTWIYALGQAFFSLSLAGSGTLVYGSYLKKSEDIISSAKYVAIFDTLAAMLAALVIIPSVFAFDLDPAAGPPLLFITMPDVFKMMPLGRIFAILFFIAVLFAAITSLINLFETPVEALQQRFQLSRTSSVFIIAMISVIIGIMIEDSNVLGTWMDVVSIYLIPLGAFLAGIMFFWICGAKFAREQIQLGREKPLGNWFEPMAKYLFCGLTIIVYILGIFYGGIG; encoded by the coding sequence GTGTCAAATAATCTATTTGATAAAAAAAACACCCATAAAGATAAAAGCATAAGTACAAGAGATACTTTTTCTACAAAATTTGGATTTATCCTAGCCTGCGTAGGATCAGCAGTAGGTATGGGAAATATTTGGTTATTTCCTTATCGTGTAGGAGAATTTGGAGGAGCTGCCTTTCTAATTCCCTATTTTATCTTTATTGCTCTCCTTGGATTTACAGGAGTAATCGGAGAAATGGCGTTTGGTCGTGCTATGGGAACTGGTCCATTAGGAGCATTTAAAAAAGCTATGGAAAAACGAGGAAAAAAACATGGAGATTTAATAGGACTCATCCCAGTAATAGGCTCCTTAGCCATTGCTATTGGATATTCGGTAGTCGTTGGATGGATTTTAAAATTTACAATCGGATCCATCTCAGGTTCTTTATTATTAGAAACAAAAAGTGGAGCTTATTTTCAAACTATTGCCGGAAATTTTCAAAGTATAGAATGGCATTTAATAGGTTTAATTATTACCTTTAGTATTATGATATTCGGAATCTCTAAAGGCATTGAAAAACTCAATAAGATTCTTATGCCCATGTTTTTTCTATTATTTATTATTTTAGCCATCCGTGTATTTACTCTAGACCAAGCAATAGAAGGATATAAATATCTTTTTATTCCAAAATGGAAATTTTTAAGCGATCCAAAAACATGGATTTATGCCTTAGGGCAAGCATTTTTCTCCCTTTCTTTAGCAGGTTCAGGCACATTGGTATATGGAAGTTATCTTAAAAAAAGTGAGGATATTATAAGCTCAGCAAAATATGTTGCTATCTTTGATACTCTAGCTGCTATGCTGGCAGCATTAGTAATCATCCCCTCTGTATTTGCTTTTGATTTAGACCCTGCCGCTGGTCCTCCCCTTCTATTTATTACTATGCCAGATGTATTTAAAATGATGCCTTTAGGAAGAATATTTGCTATCTTATTTTTTATCGCAGTTTTGTTTGCCGCAATTACCTCTTTGATAAATTTATTTGAGACTCCTGTTGAAGCACTACAACAAAGATTTCAATTGTCTAGAACATCTTCTGTATTTATCATTGCTATGATCTCCGTTATTATTGGTATCATGATAGAAGATTCCAATGTGCTTGGTACTTGGATGGATGTTGTATCTATTTATCTCATCCCCTTAGGTGCTTTTCTTGCTGGAATTATGTTCTTCTGGATTTGTGGTGCTAAATTTGCAAGAGAACAAATACAATTGGGAAGAGAAAAACCTTTAGGAAATTGGTTTGAACCTATGGCAAAATATTTATTCTGTGGTTTAACAATTATCGTATATATTCTAGGAATTTTTTACGGAGGCATTGGATAA
- a CDS encoding tryptophanase gives MGKSYVPEPFRIKMVETIKMLSREEREEKIAKAKYNLFNLNSEDVYIDLLTDSGTNAMSQEQWAGIMRGDEAYAGGASYLKLIKTAQEIFDYNFIQLVHQGRAAEKVLFSVLLEKGKYTISNMHFDTTRAHVELAGARAIDCVVEEALDSSKKAPFKGNMDINKLEKYINQYGADKIALIIMTITNNSAGGQPVSIQNIKETSEICKKYNIKLCIDAARYAENAYFIKQRELGYQNKSIQEIIKEIFSYADMFTMSAKKDAIVNMGGLIGIKNDDQLFQQVKNATISYEGFITYGGLSGRDIEALAIGLKEGLDENYLKYRIGQMEYLAGLLDDAGIKYQSPVGGHGVFVDAKSMFPHIPYYEFPAQALAVELYKEAGIRTCDIGSYMLGNDPDTGKQLKADFEFTRLAIPRRVYTQAHLDKIAETLISIKERADKVKGYKITWEPPILRHFQASLTPIK, from the coding sequence ATGGGAAAATCTTATGTACCAGAACCGTTTAGAATTAAAATGGTGGAAACCATTAAAATGCTTTCACGAGAGGAAAGAGAAGAAAAAATAGCAAAAGCAAAGTATAATTTATTCAACCTAAATAGTGAAGACGTTTACATAGATTTATTAACTGACAGTGGTACAAATGCGATGAGCCAAGAACAATGGGCAGGTATTATGAGAGGAGATGAAGCTTACGCTGGAGGAGCAAGTTACCTTAAGCTAATAAAAACAGCACAAGAAATCTTTGATTATAATTTTATTCAACTTGTCCACCAAGGTCGTGCTGCAGAAAAAGTTCTATTTAGTGTATTACTAGAAAAAGGAAAATATACTATTTCAAATATGCATTTTGACACTACTCGAGCTCACGTAGAATTAGCTGGGGCAAGAGCAATCGATTGTGTAGTTGAAGAAGCTTTAGATTCATCAAAAAAAGCCCCCTTTAAAGGAAATATGGATATAAATAAATTAGAAAAATATATTAATCAATATGGAGCAGATAAAATCGCATTAATTATTATGACCATTACCAATAATTCTGCTGGTGGGCAACCAGTATCTATACAAAATATAAAAGAAACTTCAGAAATTTGTAAAAAATATAATATTAAACTTTGTATCGATGCTGCACGATATGCAGAAAACGCTTATTTTATAAAGCAACGTGAATTAGGATATCAGAATAAATCTATACAAGAAATCATCAAAGAAATTTTTAGTTATGCAGATATGTTTACAATGAGTGCGAAAAAAGATGCCATTGTAAATATGGGTGGTCTAATCGGAATTAAAAATGATGATCAACTATTCCAACAGGTAAAAAATGCAACCATTTCCTATGAAGGTTTTATTACCTATGGAGGCCTTTCCGGACGTGATATTGAAGCCTTAGCAATCGGATTAAAGGAAGGCTTAGATGAAAATTATCTAAAATATCGTATCGGACAAATGGAGTACCTTGCAGGCCTTCTTGATGATGCAGGAATTAAATATCAATCACCAGTTGGAGGACATGGTGTATTTGTAGATGCAAAAAGTATGTTTCCACATATTCCCTATTATGAATTTCCTGCTCAAGCTCTTGCAGTAGAATTATATAAAGAGGCTGGTATTCGTACCTGTGATATCGGTTCCTATATGCTTGGTAACGATCCTGATACAGGAAAACAATTAAAAGCAGACTTTGAATTTACTCGTTTAGCAATCCCTCGTCGTGTATATACACAAGCACATCTAGATAAGATCGCAGAAACCCTAATTTCTATAAAAGAAAGAGCCGATAAAGTAAAGGGATATAAAATTACTTGGGAACCTCCCATTCTTAGACATTTCCAAGCTAGTTTAACTCCTATAAAATAA
- a CDS encoding DUF503 domain-containing protein, translated as MVIGVVEIEIYTPWVHSLKEKRMIVKSICTKAKNKFNISIAEIAQQDVHQRIVLGFACVAGNTSHAYSTCDHVLNFIEGNTEGEIIKVDRQLL; from the coding sequence ATGGTCATTGGAGTAGTAGAAATAGAAATTTATACGCCTTGGGTACATTCTTTAAAAGAAAAACGAATGATTGTAAAGAGTATTTGTACAAAAGCAAAAAATAAATTCAATATTTCTATTGCAGAGATCGCACAACAAGATGTTCACCAAAGAATTGTTCTTGGATTTGCTTGTGTAGCTGGAAATACTTCTCATGCTTATAGCACTTGTGATCATGTACTTAATTTTATAGAAGGGAATACAGAAGGAGAGATTATAAAAGTAGATCGACAACTTTTATAG